The following coding sequences are from one uncultured Desulfobacter sp. window:
- a CDS encoding ABC transporter substrate-binding protein encodes MKHFNLVFFAVSLFWALPVPSHAGHIVTDAGGRRIQINKPFFRIISLYGAHTRNLQTLGLDDEIIGICPMDRWDGKPTFSYHDGLEKFLAARPDLVLIRPMIDRAYASLVKGMERSGIIVVSLQPGSVDEMFDYWLALGTLTGKINQARQMVTAFKADVAGILSVTRKLPDKKKVYFEAIHSRMKTFAHGSMAIFALETAGGVNIAQDAPSVRGTNIAFYGKERILSHAHGIDVFLAQKGAMNQPTIKMIKAEPGFDVIRAVKDDQIFIVDEKIVSRPTMDLLKGIHTIAEILYPGILGKGGVQ; translated from the coding sequence ATGAAGCACTTTAATTTAGTATTTTTTGCAGTTTCTTTGTTTTGGGCTTTGCCGGTGCCAAGTCATGCCGGCCATATTGTTACGGATGCCGGGGGACGCCGTATTCAGATTAATAAACCGTTTTTCCGGATTATCAGCCTCTATGGTGCCCATACCCGGAATTTGCAAACCCTTGGGCTTGATGACGAAATCATCGGCATCTGCCCCATGGACCGGTGGGACGGTAAACCCACATTTTCCTACCATGACGGGCTTGAAAAGTTTCTGGCGGCCCGGCCGGATCTGGTGTTGATCCGGCCTATGATTGATCGGGCCTATGCCTCCCTGGTGAAGGGGATGGAACGATCCGGTATCATTGTTGTTTCCCTGCAGCCCGGCAGTGTGGACGAGATGTTTGATTACTGGCTGGCCCTGGGGACCCTGACCGGTAAGATCAATCAGGCACGGCAGATGGTTACGGCATTCAAGGCGGACGTTGCCGGGATTTTGTCGGTGACCCGCAAGCTTCCGGATAAAAAAAAGGTTTACTTTGAAGCCATCCATTCCCGTATGAAAACCTTTGCACACGGCAGCATGGCGATCTTTGCCCTGGAAACGGCAGGCGGTGTAAACATTGCCCAGGATGCGCCCTCCGTTAGGGGGACCAATATCGCCTTTTACGGCAAGGAGCGGATTCTGTCCCATGCCCATGGGATTGATGTTTTCCTGGCCCAGAAAGGGGCCATGAACCAGCCCACAATCAAAATGATCAAAGCGGAGCCCGGATTCGATGTGATCCGGGCGGTGAAAGACGATCAGATTTTCATTGTGGACGAAAAAATTGTATCCCGGCCCACCATGGATTTGCTCAAAGGGATTCACACCATTGCGGAGATCCTCTATCCGGGAATACTTGGAAAAGGCGGTGTGCAATGA
- a CDS encoding cobyrinate a,c-diamide synthase, whose product MKGIVVAGVSSGCGKTTITLGLMAAFKRRGLRVAPFKAGPDFIDPGHHTAITGVAGRNLDGWMLKKTTNLDIFKQNTGDADIAVVEGVMGLFDGYDGRSEAGSTAQLAKWLGLPVILVVDARSMARSAGALVQGFENFDPDLKFAGVLFNKVGSPVHLEYLIQALEGNVKMPCLGGVGRNPDIGIPSRHLGLVTSDDHGLGDQMQNALADVAENCLDLDRLLDSLPWMAADTPTPPKKRPPFVRIAVARDAAFCFYYPENIELLEQAGAQIIYFSPLSESDLPDDIDGLYLGGGYPELHAATLARNTGFRRAVARACENNMPIYAECGGFMTLSRTLEDLEGTCHDMVGCFDFTCRMSKRLRALGYREITLGRDTILGPAGLTARGHEFHYSSLDDHKEKTVYNGSDRTGRTRIVPGFEKNRTIGSYLHLHFRSNPDVPVHFVQACSQYQKERKTSRK is encoded by the coding sequence ATGAAGGGAATTGTGGTTGCAGGCGTTTCTTCCGGATGCGGAAAAACTACCATAACCCTGGGGCTGATGGCGGCATTCAAACGCCGTGGACTGCGGGTTGCCCCCTTTAAGGCCGGACCGGATTTCATAGATCCGGGCCACCACACGGCCATCACAGGCGTTGCCGGTCGTAATCTGGATGGGTGGATGCTTAAAAAAACGACCAACTTGGATATTTTCAAGCAAAACACCGGGGATGCTGACATTGCCGTGGTGGAAGGGGTGATGGGGCTGTTTGACGGATATGACGGCAGGTCCGAAGCCGGTTCCACGGCCCAACTGGCCAAATGGCTTGGCTTGCCCGTAATTCTGGTGGTGGATGCCCGGAGCATGGCCCGCAGCGCCGGGGCTCTGGTCCAGGGATTTGAAAATTTTGATCCGGACCTTAAATTTGCCGGGGTTTTGTTCAATAAAGTGGGCAGCCCCGTCCATCTGGAGTATCTGATCCAGGCCCTGGAAGGCAACGTGAAGATGCCGTGCCTGGGGGGCGTGGGCCGGAATCCGGACATTGGAATTCCTTCCCGGCACCTGGGGCTTGTCACCAGTGATGACCATGGTTTGGGCGATCAAATGCAAAATGCCCTGGCCGATGTGGCGGAAAATTGCCTGGATCTTGACAGGCTTCTGGATTCACTGCCTTGGATGGCTGCAGATACGCCGACGCCCCCAAAGAAAAGACCGCCATTTGTGCGCATCGCCGTGGCCCGGGATGCGGCATTCTGTTTCTATTATCCAGAAAATATAGAGCTGCTCGAACAGGCCGGGGCACAGATCATTTATTTTTCTCCGCTTTCGGAATCGGATCTGCCGGATGACATAGACGGCCTTTATCTTGGCGGCGGATACCCGGAATTGCATGCTGCAACCCTTGCGCGAAACACCGGATTTCGCCGGGCCGTTGCCCGGGCCTGCGAAAACAATATGCCCATCTATGCCGAGTGCGGCGGCTTCATGACCCTTAGCCGAACCCTGGAAGATTTAGAGGGAACGTGCCACGACATGGTCGGCTGTTTTGACTTTACCTGCCGTATGTCCAAACGGTTGCGGGCCCTTGGATACCGGGAAATCACCTTGGGCAGGGATACGATCCTGGGGCCGGCCGGCCTTACTGCCAGGGGGCATGAGTTCCATTACTCCAGCCTGGATGACCATAAGGAAAAAACAGTGTATAATGGTAGTGACCGGACCGGCCGCACCCGGATCGTGCCGGGGTTTGAAAAGAACCGGACCATTGGCAGCTACCTGCACCTGCATTTTAGAAGTAACCCGGACGTGCCTGTCCATTTTGTACAGGCGTGTTCTCAATACCAGAAAGAAAGGAAAACGTCTCGTAAATGA
- a CDS encoding precorrin-8X methylmutase has translation MKPHEIEAKSFAIIDAEAGPHNFDPDEWQIVRRMIHTTADFEYMDMVRISDNALAAGVNAIRNGCTVITDTNMARTGIRKEPLAKFGGRCECFMADPQVGALAKERGVTRARVAVEKAASMMENGIYVVGNAPTALLHLLEMIKRKEAHPALVVGLPVGFVNAAESKAALMETNVPYISNVGRKGGSNVAASVINAIALIAGERR, from the coding sequence ATGAAGCCCCATGAAATTGAAGCAAAAAGCTTTGCCATCATTGATGCCGAGGCCGGTCCCCATAATTTTGATCCGGATGAGTGGCAAATTGTGCGGCGCATGATTCATACCACAGCGGATTTTGAGTACATGGATATGGTCAGGATTTCTGACAATGCTTTGGCTGCCGGGGTCAACGCCATCCGGAACGGGTGCACCGTGATCACGGATACCAATATGGCAAGAACCGGTATCCGCAAAGAACCTTTAGCAAAATTTGGCGGCCGGTGTGAATGCTTCATGGCGGATCCCCAGGTGGGAGCTCTGGCAAAGGAACGGGGCGTGACCCGGGCCCGGGTGGCGGTGGAAAAGGCCGCATCCATGATGGAAAACGGTATTTATGTGGTGGGCAACGCGCCCACGGCGTTGCTGCATCTGCTGGAGATGATAAAACGAAAAGAGGCTCATCCTGCCCTGGTTGTGGGGCTTCCCGTGGGGTTCGTCAATGCGGCGGAATCCAAGGCCGCTTTGATGGAGACCAACGTGCCGTATATTTCAAATGTGGGTCGCAAGGGCGGCTCCAATGTGGCGGCAAGCGTGATTAATGCCATTGCATTAATTGCCGGAGAAAGGAGGTAG
- the cobI gene encoding precorrin-2 C(20)-methyltransferase — translation MTLGILYGIGVGPGDPDFITLKAVDILNTVDMVFAASSTKNSHSLAAEIAKPHLKASVPIQRLPFPMIRDKQAKESAWQDNAETVIRELEQGKNVAFITLGDCMTYSTYGYLIKYIKRLAPHIEICSIPGITSYQAAAARINTPLVEGEESMTLLSGVMGGDKFRQISDHADNVIFLKAYKNAGDIAKALDEAGMADKSVGIVKCGLEDEQIVTNVNTFAEKKPDYWTLIISKKSGHCVES, via the coding sequence ATGACCCTGGGTATTTTGTACGGTATTGGTGTGGGACCCGGTGATCCGGATTTTATCACCTTGAAGGCCGTTGACATTTTGAATACGGTGGACATGGTGTTTGCAGCATCCTCCACAAAAAATTCCCACAGCCTGGCGGCCGAAATCGCCAAACCCCATTTAAAGGCGTCCGTACCCATTCAAAGGCTGCCTTTTCCCATGATTCGGGACAAACAGGCCAAGGAATCCGCGTGGCAGGATAACGCTGAAACCGTCATCAGGGAATTGGAACAGGGTAAAAATGTTGCCTTTATTACCCTTGGGGATTGCATGACTTACTCCACTTACGGATATCTGATTAAATATATTAAGCGTTTAGCCCCGCACATTGAGATTTGTTCCATCCCGGGCATCACTTCATACCAGGCGGCAGCGGCCCGTATTAACACGCCTCTGGTGGAAGGCGAGGAGTCCATGACTCTTTTATCCGGTGTCATGGGCGGGGACAAGTTCCGGCAGATCAGCGACCATGCGGACAATGTAATTTTTCTTAAAGCGTATAAAAATGCCGGAGACATTGCCAAGGCCCTGGATGAGGCCGGCATGGCCGACAAAAGTGTGGGGATCGTCAAATGCGGGCTCGAAGATGAGCAGATCGTCACCAATGTGAATACGTTTGCCGAGAAAAAACCCGATTACTGGACTTTGATCATATCCAAAAAGAGCGGGCATTGCGTTGAATCCTAG
- a CDS encoding nucleoside recognition protein gives MNPRKKKNNGLALLIGFLITGIVLGAGLVWVDGVSAVKLPGRLLLPLGRMLAFVCIGLVAAQAIDDTGWTRKLGALAAPVFRFANLGNRCSAAFTAAFFSGVSANAMLLDFYKEKQITRRQLFLTNFINQFPAFFLHLPMTFFIVVPLTRTAGLLYFLLTFLATCVRTVVFVLFGRFFVTAQSIGPVGGNDVLTGQSQDASKKKKTLMQSLKQKLPARFSRVMAFVVPVYTVVYVLTAAGAFDAIETFMTRFAVQQFVPAQSLSVVVLSFASEFTAGFAAAGALMDAGTITMKQTVIALLLGNIIAFPIRAIRHQLPRYMGIFSPGMGISMLLLGQGFRVASIIFVGLVYWFVG, from the coding sequence TTGAATCCTAGGAAAAAAAAGAATAACGGCCTGGCCCTTTTAATCGGGTTTCTAATAACCGGTATCGTGCTTGGCGCAGGCCTTGTCTGGGTGGATGGTGTCTCCGCAGTAAAGCTGCCCGGCCGTCTGCTGTTGCCCCTTGGCCGGATGCTGGCCTTTGTCTGCATCGGCCTTGTGGCGGCCCAGGCCATTGATGACACGGGCTGGACCCGTAAACTGGGCGCCCTGGCCGCACCGGTATTCCGGTTTGCCAACTTAGGTAATCGGTGTTCCGCTGCATTTACCGCGGCCTTTTTTTCGGGGGTGTCGGCCAATGCCATGCTTCTGGATTTTTACAAGGAGAAGCAGATCACCCGGCGCCAGCTTTTTTTGACCAATTTTATCAATCAGTTCCCGGCTTTTTTTTTGCATCTGCCCATGACCTTTTTTATTGTGGTGCCCTTAACGCGCACGGCAGGGTTGCTTTACTTCCTGTTAACCTTTCTGGCCACCTGTGTACGAACGGTAGTGTTTGTCCTGTTCGGGCGTTTCTTTGTGACGGCCCAAAGTATAGGGCCTGTTGGGGGAAATGATGTGTTGACCGGGCAATCCCAGGATGCTTCAAAGAAGAAAAAAACGTTGATGCAGTCTTTAAAACAAAAGCTGCCCGCCCGGTTTTCACGGGTGATGGCCTTTGTGGTGCCGGTTTACACCGTGGTGTATGTGCTGACCGCGGCAGGTGCCTTTGATGCCATAGAGACCTTTATGACCCGGTTTGCCGTGCAACAGTTTGTCCCGGCCCAGTCCCTGAGCGTGGTGGTTTTGAGTTTCGCCTCGGAGTTCACCGCAGGATTTGCCGCGGCCGGGGCCTTGATGGATGCCGGGACCATCACCATGAAGCAGACGGTGATTGCACTGCTTTTAGGCAATATCATCGCGTTCCCCATCCGGGCCATCCGGCATCAACTGCCCCGGTACATGGGCATCTTTTCACCGGGTATGGGGATTTCTATGTTATTACTGGGCCAGGGGTTCCGGGTCGCAAGTATTATTTTTGTGGGGCTTGTATATTGGTTTGTCGGATAG
- the cbiD gene encoding cobalt-precorrin-5B (C(1))-methyltransferase CbiD, producing the protein MQKKLRQGFTTGTAAAAAVKAALVYLFSGKVSGSVKINLLNGQKIEIIVDSVSSCNDFVRAVVVKDAGDDPDITHRARIGAVVGLTDDPGTVQITGGQGVGVVTKPGLEVPPGEPAINQGPRKMIREAALQVLGQFNANSGVSAEIFVENGEVLAEKTLNRRLGIEGGLSILGTTGLVKPLSHEAYTATIRSALSVARACGGDHVVLTTGRRSERFSQNFFTDLYNEHPEAFIQIGDFFGMSMECLAEHKIPSATLAVFFGKALKMAQGFVHTHAAKSDLTMDWLAEVVKKEVGNMDLTRKVLAANTARHAFGMIWPGYPEVLENVGAAMIRSAEKFCPAPCRFRAVIYDFQGTVAFDSHWRF; encoded by the coding sequence GTGCAGAAAAAATTACGCCAGGGATTTACCACGGGTACGGCGGCTGCGGCCGCGGTAAAAGCGGCCCTGGTGTACCTGTTTTCAGGTAAGGTCTCCGGATCGGTAAAAATCAACCTGCTTAACGGGCAGAAGATTGAAATTATTGTTGATTCGGTATCTTCATGCAATGATTTCGTCCGGGCCGTGGTGGTCAAGGATGCCGGGGATGATCCGGATATTACCCACCGGGCCAGGATTGGTGCCGTGGTGGGGTTGACAGATGATCCGGGGACGGTTCAGATCACCGGAGGTCAAGGTGTGGGCGTGGTCACCAAACCGGGTCTTGAAGTGCCGCCGGGTGAGCCTGCCATCAATCAAGGCCCCCGGAAAATGATCCGTGAAGCGGCCCTTCAGGTTCTGGGTCAATTTAATGCCAATTCTGGTGTGAGCGCTGAAATATTTGTGGAGAACGGCGAAGTTCTGGCCGAAAAAACCTTGAACCGTCGCCTGGGCATAGAAGGGGGCTTGTCCATTCTGGGCACCACAGGACTTGTCAAACCCTTGTCCCACGAGGCCTACACCGCCACCATCCGGTCGGCCCTATCCGTGGCCCGGGCGTGCGGGGGCGACCATGTGGTTTTGACCACGGGACGGCGATCCGAGCGGTTTTCCCAAAATTTTTTTACCGACCTGTATAACGAACACCCAGAGGCTTTTATACAGATCGGGGATTTTTTCGGCATGTCCATGGAATGCCTGGCTGAACACAAGATTCCCAGCGCCACCCTGGCCGTGTTTTTTGGAAAAGCCCTGAAAATGGCCCAGGGGTTTGTCCATACCCATGCCGCCAAGTCAGATCTAACCATGGACTGGCTGGCGGAGGTTGTTAAAAAAGAGGTCGGCAACATGGACTTGACTCGCAAGGTTTTAGCCGCAAACACGGCCCGGCATGCCTTTGGGATGATATGGCCCGGTTACCCGGAGGTGCTGGAAAACGTAGGCGCTGCAATGATCCGGTCTGCCGAAAAATTTTGCCCGGCACCGTGTCGGTTCAGAGCGGTGATTTATGATTTCCAAGGGACCGTTGCCTTTGATTCGCATTGGCGATTTTGA
- a CDS encoding LysR family transcriptional regulator — protein sequence MIRIGDFEKVARVLHIAQPGVSRRVKQLEAQTGTVGGCI from the coding sequence TTGATTCGCATTGGCGATTTTGAAAAGGTGGCCCGGGTTCTGCACATAGCCCAGCCTGGGGTATCCCGGCGGGTCAAGCAATTAGAGGCGCAGACCGGAACGGTGGGCGGATGCATCTAA
- a CDS encoding sugar ABC transporter substrate-binding protein produces MKQKYLVVLGVIFIAGIALTTIFQSSKDTTPKTVSPSIKKYSGQKLSLMVNQSFRVAGRYLAETYRQKTGAIVEITIVPYEELEQRIIDNHNSNSSQIDVTMFWYVYLGRLAKAGILFDLTDFIDTNRVEIGPDDFVPVIYEAYSSYDGKRWGLPFDGDTHTLFYNKLILKRYGLLPPQSWEEYLTIAKLITEKGKNIGVYGSAIMAQPTPIILLSAFMNRLSSYSGKLLDVDNKPLLSSPEALRALKDLMEQSKYALPTPMETSFQICVDAFLAGQVAMVEQWTDLGVMAEDDSRSLIQGQWGVLPLPMGEQQNSPILSLNAGYSLGIPAKSNNKELAKEFLLYATSPATSKQLSLIAGGSGVDPVRFSTINSKEYAKIAPEVSQLQKKYLHHAKAWPTIPQMPEMMFILTKYIHLTLEGILTPEIALEKTNQEWGLLLAEG; encoded by the coding sequence ATGAAACAGAAATATCTTGTCGTTTTGGGGGTGATATTCATTGCAGGCATTGCGTTGACAACAATTTTTCAATCCTCAAAAGACACCACCCCAAAAACAGTGTCGCCCTCCATAAAAAAATATTCAGGCCAGAAACTCTCTTTAATGGTAAACCAGTCCTTTCGCGTCGCAGGCAGATATCTCGCAGAAACATATAGGCAAAAAACTGGCGCAATCGTAGAGATAACAATCGTTCCTTACGAAGAATTAGAGCAGCGCATCATTGACAACCATAATTCCAATTCTTCTCAGATAGATGTTACCATGTTCTGGTATGTCTACCTCGGGCGTCTTGCAAAAGCTGGAATTCTATTTGACCTCACTGATTTTATCGACACCAACAGAGTGGAAATAGGGCCAGACGATTTTGTTCCAGTAATCTATGAGGCATACTCATCATACGACGGCAAACGCTGGGGACTTCCATTTGACGGGGACACGCATACCCTTTTTTACAATAAATTAATCCTCAAACGGTATGGGCTTCTCCCCCCTCAATCCTGGGAAGAATACCTCACTATTGCTAAATTGATCACAGAAAAGGGAAAAAACATCGGAGTGTACGGAAGTGCCATTATGGCACAGCCGACTCCCATAATACTGTTATCAGCTTTTATGAATCGCCTAAGCTCCTATAGCGGCAAACTCCTGGATGTTGATAATAAACCGCTCCTGTCTTCTCCTGAGGCGCTCAGGGCCCTCAAAGACTTGATGGAACAGTCAAAATATGCGCTGCCAACGCCCATGGAGACGAGTTTTCAAATCTGTGTGGATGCCTTCCTCGCCGGTCAGGTTGCCATGGTAGAGCAATGGACTGATCTGGGGGTCATGGCAGAAGATGATTCCAGATCCCTTATACAGGGACAATGGGGGGTGCTGCCATTGCCGATGGGGGAGCAGCAAAATTCCCCCATCTTATCTCTGAATGCAGGGTATTCATTAGGAATTCCAGCAAAATCAAACAATAAAGAATTAGCCAAGGAATTCCTGCTCTATGCCACCTCACCGGCCACAAGTAAACAACTCAGCTTAATTGCAGGCGGTAGCGGCGTCGATCCGGTACGGTTTTCTACAATAAATTCAAAGGAATATGCCAAAATTGCACCAGAGGTAAGTCAGTTGCAAAAAAAATATCTTCATCATGCAAAGGCTTGGCCGACCATACCCCAGATGCCCGAGATGATGTTTATATTAACTAAATACATTCATCTAACACTTGAGGGAATCCTCACCCCCGAGATTGCTTTAGAGAAAACTAACCAAGAGTGGGGACTGCTGCTTGCCGAGG